The genomic segment ATTGGTTCCTGCTGGGCTATGCCTACACCTCCGGACAAATGGACCTATTCTACCGACCGTTTCTGGAACTGGTGAATTTCCACCCTGTCCGGTTTAATTTTCAGCCATGGGAACTGGCCACAAGCGGATATTTACTCCTTTTATATATAGTGAGTTCAAGCCACTGCCTGATTGCCGGATATGAGGACAAGATACGCACGCGCAGTTACTTGCATTTCCTGATATTCCTGAACTTCTGCATTTTTGCCTACATAGGTTTGCAACCTGCCTTATATCCCCATTTGTTATCTTTGCTGCTCATCGGTGTCAGCATCCTGATAGGGCATTTGTTCGTACTGACCAATAGCCGGAGTTCCAACATATTCTTCATCATTATGCTGGTCGGATTATTCACTTTATTCGGATTCAACCTATGGACGCTTTTGTAGGCACACTGATACAGTTGCTGATTGACTGGGGTTATGCAGGGCTTTTCATTTCCGCCTTACTGGCCGGAAGCATTGTCCCGTTCAGTTCGGAGTTGGTGATGATAGCACTCGTCAAAGTAGGGCTAAGCCCCGCCATTTGCGTTCTTGCCGCAACATTGGGGAATACGGCTGGCGGCATGACCTGCTACTACATGGGATGTCTCGGCAAAACAGACTGGATTGAAAAATACTTCAAGGTAAAGAAGGAGAAAATCGACAAGATGCAGCGTTTTCTGCAAGGGAAAGGAGCGCTTATGGCTTTCTTTGCTTTCCTGCCTTTCGTAGGAGAGGCCATTGCCATAGCATTGGGATTTATGCGCAGCAACGTCACTCTGACTGTCTTCTCCATGTTTGTGGGGAAACTGATACGGTACATCGTCATGCTACTGGCATTGCAAGGGGCGTTGTCGATGATTAACGGTTAGTAATTTGTAGCACCCAATGATTTGTATGTGTGTATGAAACGGATTATAGAACGAACAGAAGACGGGAGCGCGACATTATTCGTGCCGGAACTGAATGAGCATTACCATTCGGTAAAAGGAGCCCGCACCGAATCTCAACATATCTTCATTGATATGGGGTTTAAAGCATCCACCGCTTTCCAACCGCGTATTCTCGAAATAGGATTCGGTACGGGCCTGAACGCTTTGCTCACTCTGGAAACTGCCGGAGAGGAGAAAAGGGCGGTTCACTACACCGGCATCGAGCTCTATCCCTTGTCGTGGGAAGAAGTCGATGTTTTAAATTATAGCGACAACCCCCTATTTAAGAAACTGCACACTTCACCCTGGAACAAGGACGTGAACATTACGTCTTATTTTACGTTACACAAGGTACAAGGAGACGTTAGCCAAGTATTTTGTGACAGACCTTCAACTACTGACGGCGAATCATCCGCCAAATCTCCGGCACTCTTCACAGACCACTTGTTCGACCTCGTTTATTTCGATGCCTTTGCTCCCGAAAAGCAACCGGAAATGTGGAGCGAAGAGCTTTTCCGGAATATATATGCCGGTATGAATACAGATGGAATACTGACTACATACTGTGCAAAAGGCGTTATCCGCCGCCTTCTGCAAGCAGTCGGATTTACTGTAGAACGGCTCCCCGGTCCGCCCGGCGGCAAGCGCGAGATACTCCGGGCATCAAAAAAAGTAGAAGAGCAGACCTCAGGCTAAGGAAGAAGAACTGTACAACGGTTGCCCTGACCCTGAATTACTTATATTAAAACCATAAATAAAATAGATGAAAAAGATATATTTTTTACTGCTTGCAACTATACTGGCAGCTTCCTGCAAACCAAGAAGCAACCAAAGCCAAAACAGCAACGACAAACCCGTCATTACTGTTACCCTTGAACCATTGCGGTACTTTACCGAAGCCATTGCCGGCGATCATTTCACAGTAGTCAGCATGGTTCCCAAAGGTACAAGCCCGGAGACCTACGACCCTACGCCCCAGCAACTTGTAGACCTTGCCCACAGTAAGGCATATTTCCGTATCGGCTACATCGGATTCGAACAAAGCTGGACAGACAAGCTGACAGACAATGCCCCCCACTTACAATTCTTTGACATGTCGCAAGGAGTTGATTTGATTTATGACGATACGCACATCCATCATCACACAACGGATGAAGAGGAACATCCGCATGCCGCCGGGGTAGAACCCCATATATGGAATTCCACCGTCAACGCGCAAATCATTGCAGGCAATATCCTAAGTGCGCTGTGCAGCATTGACAAAAACAATGAGGATTCCTATATGGAACGCTATAACGCCCTTTGCCGGCAAATAGAGCATACCGACAGTCTCATCCGGCAAACGCTTGCAACACCTGGCGCAGACCATGCCTTTATGATTTACCACCCGGCGCTTTCTTATTTCGCCCGCGACTACGGATTGCATCAAATACCTATCGAAGCCGGCGGCAAAGAACCCTCACCCGCACATCTGAAAGCACTGATTGACACCTGCAAAGACGAAAAAGTACACGTCATCTTCGTGCAACCGGAATTTGACCGGCGCAATGCCGAACTCATCGCCAAACAAACCGGAACCCGCGTGGTTGATATCAATCCCCTATCCTACGACTGGGAGGCAGAGATGATGCATACAGCAAAGTCCCTGGCAGAGAAATAACCCCATTGATATGCCCATGAAACCAATTATTGAAATAAAGAACCTCAATGCCGGATACGACAGTCGTACAGTGCTTCGCGACATAAGCCTCACCGTTTACGATCGGGATTTTCTAGGTATTATCGGTCCGAACGGAGGAGGCAAGACTACCCTTATAAAGTGTATTCTGGGCCTGCTCAAACCCTCTTCCGGCGAAATTATCTTCACATCTTCCCGCATGACGGGCAATTCACAGCTCACCATGGGCTATCTGCCCCAGTACAACAGCATAGACCGCAAATTTCCCATCACCGTCGAAGAAGTGATCCTGTCGGGACTCAGCAGCAAGAAGCCACTCACTTCACGTTTCACGAAAGAACATAGGGAGAAAGCCAGTCAAGTCATTGTTCGCATGGGGCTGGAAGGACTGGAAGAACGCGCCATCGGCGCATTGAGCGGTGGTCAGCTCCAACGTGCCCTACTGGGCCGCGCCATCATCTCCGATCCCGAGGTAGTTATCCTCGACGAACCCAGCACCTACATTGACAAGCGTTTCGAAGCCCGCCTGTATCAGTTGCTGGCAGAAATCAACAAGGATTGCGCCATCATACTCGTGAGTCACGACATAGGCACAGTGCTGCAACAGGTGAAATCTATCGCCTGCGTCAATGAAACACTGGACTACCACCCCGATACGGGCATCACCGAAGAATGGTTGGAACGCAACTTCAACTGCCCCATAGAACTGCTGGGACATGGCACATTGCCACACCGGATATTGGGAGAGCATCATCACCATTAGGAGAAATGACGAAACTTTTGTTTTTGCATAAATTCCCCCTATATCTTTTAACCAATCCTAATAATACGCCTTATTGTCACTTATTTAGAACTGAAATCATTATCTTTGCGCCCATATATGCCGAAATTAAAATAAAATTATAACGAATTTCATCCGAATGAAACAGTACAAAACCGTAAACAACCTGATCGGTTGGATTACATTCATCATTGCAGCAACGGTTTATTGCATGACCATTGAGCCGACTGCAAGTTTTTGGGACTGCCCGGAGTTCATCACCACCGGTTATAAGTTGGAAGTAGGACACCCGCCCGGCGCACCGTTCTTCATGTTAGTGGCCAATCTGTTCTCACAATTTGCTTCCGATGCCACTACCGTAGCCAAAATGGTGAACTATATGAGTGCGCTGATGAGCGCCGCCTGCATCCTGTTCCTGTTTTGGAGCATCACGCACTTGGTACGCAAACTGGTGGTAAACGATGAGAACAATATCACCAAAGGACAACTGATTACTATCATGGGCAGCGGCCTCGTGGGTGCGCTGGCATATACATTCAGCGATACATTCTGGTTCAGTGCGGTGGAAGGAGAGGTATATGCTTTCTCTTCACTGTTTACAGCCGTTGTATTCTGGCTGATACTGAAATGGGAAGACGTAGCGGACGAACCACACTCCGACCGTTGGCTGATCCTGATCGCCTATCTCACCGGATTGAGTATCGGCGTTCACTTGCTGAACTTGCTCTGTCTCCCGGCTATCGTATTGGTCTACTACTACAAAAAAGTGCCCAATGCCAACGCAAAAGGCTCTCTATTAGCCCTTCTCGCATCAATGGTGCTGGTGGCAGCCGTATTGTACGGCATCGTTCCGGGCATTGTAAAAGTAGGCGGCTGGTTCGAGCTGCTCTTCGTCAACACACTCGGACTGTCCTTCAACAGTGGTGTCATCGTATATATCATCCTACTGGCAGCCTGCCTCATTTGGGGCGTATACGAAAGCTATACCGAAAAGAGCAAGTCGCGCATGGCACTCTCGTTCATCCTGACCATAGCCATGCTGGGTATTCCTTTCTACGGACATGGCGGCAGCTCTATCGTTATCGGCATCATCGTCACCGCATTGCTGTGGCTCTATCTCAAGCCAGGTACGCAGGAGAAGATCAAAGAGAAATATCGCGTATCGGCACGCACACTGAACACATCACTATTGTGCACCATGATGATTGTCATCGGATATTCATCATACGCACTTATCGTGATCCGCTCCACCGCCAACACACCGATGGACCAGAACTCTCCGGAGGACATCTTCACGCTGGGCGAATACCTGGGACGCGAGCAATATGGTACACGCCCGCTGTTCTACGGTCCGGCATACTCCTCACAAGTAGCCCTGGATGTGAAAGACGGTTATTGCGAACCGCGCATCTCCTACAACGGAACCAAATACATCCGTAAGGAAAAGGCTTCCGCCGATGAGAAAGACAGTTATATTGAAATTCCCGGACGTATCGAATACGAATACGCACAAAATATGCTCTTCCCGCGTATGTACAGCAGTACGCATGCCAACCAATACCAAACCTGGCAGGACATCAAGGGATATGACGTCCCCTACGACAAATGTGGTGAAATGATTATGGTAACCATGCCTACGCAGTGGGAAAACATCAAATTCTTCTTCTCCTACCAGCTCAACTGGATGTACTGGCGCTACTTCATGTGGAATTTCGCCGGACGCCAGAACGACTTGCAAGGCAGCGGAGAAATAGAGCATGGCAACTGGATTACCGGCATCAAGTTCATCGATAATATACTCGTGGGCAACCAAGACTTGCTGCCGAAAGAACTGAAAGAGAACAAAGGACACAACGTATTCTACTGCCTACCGTTGCTGCTCGGCATCATCGGCCTGTTGTGGCAGGCCTACCGCGGTCAGAAAGGTATCCAGCAGTTCTGGGTGGTGTTCTTCCTCTTCTTCATGACCGGTATAGCTATCGTGCTCTACTTGAACCAGACGCCGAGTCAGCCGCGTGAGCGTGACTATGCGTATGCCGGTTCGTTCTACGCTTTTGCCATCTGGATTGGTATGGGTGTGGCAGGCATTATCCGCCTGTTGCAGCACTACGTCAAGATGAAAGAGCTCCCCGCTGCAGCCATCGTTTCAGCAGCCTGCCTGCTT from the Bacteroides eggerthii genome contains:
- a CDS encoding YqaA family protein, translating into MDAFVGTLIQLLIDWGYAGLFISALLAGSIVPFSSELVMIALVKVGLSPAICVLAATLGNTAGGMTCYYMGCLGKTDWIEKYFKVKKEKIDKMQRFLQGKGALMAFFAFLPFVGEAIAIALGFMRSNVTLTVFSMFVGKLIRYIVMLLALQGALSMING
- the mnmD gene encoding tRNA (5-methylaminomethyl-2-thiouridine)(34)-methyltransferase MnmD; its protein translation is MKRIIERTEDGSATLFVPELNEHYHSVKGARTESQHIFIDMGFKASTAFQPRILEIGFGTGLNALLTLETAGEEKRAVHYTGIELYPLSWEEVDVLNYSDNPLFKKLHTSPWNKDVNITSYFTLHKVQGDVSQVFCDRPSTTDGESSAKSPALFTDHLFDLVYFDAFAPEKQPEMWSEELFRNIYAGMNTDGILTTYCAKGVIRRLLQAVGFTVERLPGPPGGKREILRASKKVEEQTSG
- a CDS encoding metal ABC transporter solute-binding protein, Zn/Mn family; translation: MKKIYFLLLATILAASCKPRSNQSQNSNDKPVITVTLEPLRYFTEAIAGDHFTVVSMVPKGTSPETYDPTPQQLVDLAHSKAYFRIGYIGFEQSWTDKLTDNAPHLQFFDMSQGVDLIYDDTHIHHHTTDEEEHPHAAGVEPHIWNSTVNAQIIAGNILSALCSIDKNNEDSYMERYNALCRQIEHTDSLIRQTLATPGADHAFMIYHPALSYFARDYGLHQIPIEAGGKEPSPAHLKALIDTCKDEKVHVIFVQPEFDRRNAELIAKQTGTRVVDINPLSYDWEAEMMHTAKSLAEK
- a CDS encoding metal ABC transporter ATP-binding protein, whose product is MPMKPIIEIKNLNAGYDSRTVLRDISLTVYDRDFLGIIGPNGGGKTTLIKCILGLLKPSSGEIIFTSSRMTGNSQLTMGYLPQYNSIDRKFPITVEEVILSGLSSKKPLTSRFTKEHREKASQVIVRMGLEGLEERAIGALSGGQLQRALLGRAIISDPEVVILDEPSTYIDKRFEARLYQLLAEINKDCAIILVSHDIGTVLQQVKSIACVNETLDYHPDTGITEEWLERNFNCPIELLGHGTLPHRILGEHHHH
- a CDS encoding DUF2723 domain-containing protein, with translation MKQYKTVNNLIGWITFIIAATVYCMTIEPTASFWDCPEFITTGYKLEVGHPPGAPFFMLVANLFSQFASDATTVAKMVNYMSALMSAACILFLFWSITHLVRKLVVNDENNITKGQLITIMGSGLVGALAYTFSDTFWFSAVEGEVYAFSSLFTAVVFWLILKWEDVADEPHSDRWLILIAYLTGLSIGVHLLNLLCLPAIVLVYYYKKVPNANAKGSLLALLASMVLVAAVLYGIVPGIVKVGGWFELLFVNTLGLSFNSGVIVYIILLAACLIWGVYESYTEKSKSRMALSFILTIAMLGIPFYGHGGSSIVIGIIVTALLWLYLKPGTQEKIKEKYRVSARTLNTSLLCTMMIVIGYSSYALIVIRSTANTPMDQNSPEDIFTLGEYLGREQYGTRPLFYGPAYSSQVALDVKDGYCEPRISYNGTKYIRKEKASADEKDSYIEIPGRIEYEYAQNMLFPRMYSSTHANQYQTWQDIKGYDVPYDKCGEMIMVTMPTQWENIKFFFSYQLNWMYWRYFMWNFAGRQNDLQGSGEIEHGNWITGIKFIDNILVGNQDLLPKELKENKGHNVFYCLPLLLGIIGLLWQAYRGQKGIQQFWVVFFLFFMTGIAIVLYLNQTPSQPRERDYAYAGSFYAFAIWIGMGVAGIIRLLQHYVKMKELPAAAIVSAACLLVPIQMASQTWDDHDRSGRYVARDFGQNYLMSLQETGNPIIYTNGDNDTFPLWYNQETEGFRTDARTCNLSYLQTDWYIDQMKRPAYDSPSLPITWDRMEYVEGTNEYVPVRPEYKKSIDALYAEAEKQALNGNAEALINVKKEFGENPYELKNILKYWVRSKNQDLKVIPTDSIVMKVDKEAVRRSGMMIPGDSIPDYMHISLKGKRALYKSELMMLEMLSEANWERPIYIAVSVGPENQLNMGNHFIQEGLTYRFTPFDTDKLGVKIDSEKMYDNLMNKFKFGGIDKPGIYIDENAMRMCHSHRRIFSQLVQQLVREGKKDKAKAALDYAEKMIPAYNVPYDWQNGAVQMAESYYQLGDSAKADEMMKTLADKAVEYLTWYLSMDDSRFAISTREFEYHWAVLDAEVKIMKKYNSKLAEIYDPKVKELYNLYIERLKQ